One region of Drosophila subobscura isolate 14011-0131.10 chromosome J, UCBerk_Dsub_1.0, whole genome shotgun sequence genomic DNA includes:
- the LOC117894032 gene encoding tyrosine-protein kinase Abl isoform X5, producing MGAQQGKERGSHSSGGGGGGVPVSCIGLPSSSSPVASVSPHCISAGNSSSGGGGPLGAGSTLRGSRIKSSTGHGHGSGGGSSGVGGSSSGGGGSGGLSQRSNAHKDTRCNPSVGLNIFTEHNGGTKHSSFRGHPGKYHMNLEALLQSRPLPHIPAGSTAASLLADAAELQCSDSGLQCSSLGGHSSATSVFESTHRWTSKENLLEPGPEEDDPQLFVALYDFQAGGENQLSLKKGEQVRILSYNKSGEWCEAHSDSGNVGWVPSNYVTPLNSLEKHSWYHGPISRNAAEYLLSSGINGSFLVRESESSPGQRSISLRYEGRVYHYRISEDPDGKVFVTQEAKFNTLAELVHHHSVPHEGHGLITPLLYPAPKQNKPTVFPLSPEPDEWEICRTDIMMKHKLGGGQYGEVYEAVWKRYGNTVAVKTLKEDTMALKDFLEEAAIMKEMKHPNLVQLIGVCTREPPFYIITEFMSHGNLLDFLRSAGRETLDAVALLYMATQIASGMSYLESRNYIHRDLAARNCLVGDNKLVKVADFGLARLMRDDTYTAHAGAKFPIKWTAPEGLAYNKFSTKSDVWAFGVLLWEIATYGMSPYPGIDLTDVYHKLEKGYRMERPPGCPPEVYDLMRQCWQWDAADRPTFKSIHHALEHMFQESSITEAVEKQLNASSSSSSHNNPSSSSGGGNTTTSGIGIGIGIGISGTQSAASGASSSASLSLTPQMGKKGLPAASSQCQSSSSLTPNAHQQQQQQQQQHDPQQQLASTPMSETGSTSTKLSTFSSQGKGNVQMRRTTNKQGKQAPAPPKRTSLLSSSRDSTYREEDPISASGGSQRCNFIDDLNTNGITNTSTKSVHRNCSSFSQTLSRNFKTQIPTPHQQQQQQHTPQHQQQQQQPIRTAHVQPPVAVPLPPQKQQQPQQYSIKKSSSCSSFLYDILFRGLARDISSLTQRYDSETDPAADPDTDATGDSLEPSQAVTPNKMQHSLHGGIGIGPRSSQQHSSFKRPTPVMGNRGLETRQSKRSQHHPSVGPPAAPRDQMQQPLLNGSPALAAHPITVGALEVMNVKRVVNRYGTLPKGARIGAFLDSLEDSGGEASPSPTPSPAANGHATPPARLNASPKAPSPASLATPPPQQMIRSNSSGGVTMQNNAAASLNKLQRHRTTTEGTMMTFSSFRAAGSSSSPKRSGVPQLPVPQPALANLEFPPPPLDLPPPPEEFEPGPPPPPPAPESAVQAIQQHLHAQHSNNNVCTASSIGNSNSNNNNNDSSTHDVSNTAPSVEEASSRFGVSLRKREPSTDSCSSLGTPPDAAPEKSLNLKEKLITEIKAAGGKESPVSPHLANGSAVSAMPVDPVSQLVTELAESMNLPKQKMTNGNGTAGVGGGVAVAPPAGFKAQLKKVEPKKMAAPVAKAEPTSNIIIDFKAHLRRVDKAEQQEKPPVGTTQQQAVANNANGTGTGTLNRKDDNKKFSHAQAMQKTEIKIDVTNSNVEMETGAGAGDSSGGELGKRRSTDDASEEQQEGGLGLGLGLGGSHTAPENMTQSLYVQNELQGSKHSHSQSQLQAQPQKPAVPHKPTKLTIYATPIAKLATENGASTGNSTQISRESILELVGLLDGSLKHPVNAISASQWLQLSDKLNILQNSCVIFAENESMPPHSKFHFRELVTRVETQSQHLRSAGSKNMQDNERLLLEVGQSLKQISNALNR from the exons GTGGTACGAAGCACAGCTCTTTTCGCGGCCATCCAGGCAAATATCACATGAATTTag AAGCTTTGCTGCAGTCGCGTCCATTACCTCACATTCCGGCTGGGAGCACGGCCGCCTCCCTGCTGGCCGATGCAGCGGAATTGCAGTGCAGCGACTCTGGACTGCAGTGCTCCTCCCTGGGGGGACACAGTTCGGCGACATCGGTGTTCGAGTCAACGCATCGCTGGACCTCCAAGGAGAATCTGCTGGAACCAGGCCCGGAGGAGGATGATCCGCAGCTGTTTGTGGCACTGTACGACTTCCAGGCGGGCGGCGAGAACCAGCTGAGCCTCAAGAAGGGCGAACAGGTGCGCATTCTCAGCTACAACAAGTCCGGGGAGTGGTGCGAGGCCCACTCGGACTCTGGCAACGTCGGTTGGGTGCCCTCCAACTACGTGACGCCATTGAATTCGCTGGAGAAGCACTCGTGGTACCACGGACCCATCTCCCGCAATGCCGCCGAGTATCTCCTCAGTTCGGGCATCAACGGCAGCTTCCTGGTGCGCGAGAGCGAGAGTTCTCCGGGCCAAAGGAGCATCAGTCTGAG GTACGAGGGTCGCGTCTATCACTACCGCATCTCGGAGGATCCCGATGGCAAGGTGTTCGTCACGCAGGAGGCGAAATTCAACACGCTGGCGGAGCTGGTGCACCATCACAGCGTGCCCCATGAGGGGCATGGCCTGATTACGCCGCTGCTCTATCCGGCGCCCAAGCAGAACAAGCCCACGGTCTTCCCGTTGAGTCCGGAGCCCGATGAGTGGGAGATTTGTCGCACGGACATCATGATGAAGCACAAGCTCGGCGGCGGCCAGTACGGCGAGGTGTACGAGGCCGTGTGGAAGCGCTACGGCAACACGGTGGCCGTCAAGACCCTCAAGGAGGACACCATGGCCCTCAAGGACTTCCTCGAAGAGGCGGCCATCATGAAGGAGATGAAGCATCCGAATCTGGTGCAGCTCATCG GTGTGTGCACGCGGGAGCCTCCGTTCTACATCATCACCGAGTTCATGTCGCACGGCAACCTGTTGGACTTTCTGCGCTCCGCTGGCCGCGAGACCCTCGAcgctgtggctctgctctaCATGGCCACGCAGATAGCGTCGGGGATGAGCTACCTGGAGTCGCGCAACTACATCCATCGCGATCTGGCGGCCAGAAACTGCCTCGTGGGCGACAACAAGCTGGTGAAGGTGGCGGACTTTGGGCTGGCGCGACTGATGCGCGACGACACGTACACGGCGCACGCGGGCGCCAAGTTCCCGATCAAGTGGACGGCGCCCGAGGGACTGGCGTACAACAAGTTCAGCACCAAGTCGGATGTGTGGGCCTTCGGGGTGCTGCTGTGGGAGATAGCCACGTACGGGATGTCCCCCTACCCGGGCATCGATCTGACCGATGTGTATCACAAGCTAGAGAAGGGCTATCGCATGGAGCGGCCGCCCGGCTGTCCGCCCGAGGTGTACGATCTGATGCGCCAGTGCTGGCAGTGGGATGCCGCCGATCGGCCCACGTTCAAGAGCATACACCATGCGCTGGAGCATATGTTTCAG GAATCGTCCATCACCGAAGCGGTCGAGAAACAGCtaaacgccagcagcagcagcagctcccacaacaatcccagcagcagcagcggcggcggcaacaccACCACATCGGGCATCGGCATCGGTATCGGCATCGGTATCAGTGGCACGCAGTCGGCCGCCAGCGGTGCCTCCTCATCGGCCTCGCTCAGCCTCACCCCACAAATGGGGAAGAAGGGTCTGCCAGCGGCCTCCTCCCAGTGCCAGTCGTCGTCTTCCCTAACGCCAAAtgcccatcagcagcagcagcagcagcagcagcagcacgatccgcagcagcagctggccagtACACCCATGTCAG AAACCGGCTCCACTTCCACCAAGCTGAGCACCTTCTCCAGCCAGGGCAAGGGCAATGTACAGATGCGACGCACCACCAATAAGCAGGGAAAACAGGCGCCGGCACCACCCAAGCGGACCAG tcTGCTGTCGAGCAGTCGCGACTCGACATATCGCGAGGAGGATCCAATCAGCGCCAGTGGTGGCAGTCAGCGGTGCAACTTCATTGATGACCTCAATACGAATGGTATAACAAATACGAGCACCAAATCAGTGCATAGAAACTGCAGCTCTTTCAGCCAGACCCTCAGTAGAAATTTCAAGACCCAAATTCCAACAccccaccaacaacaacaacaacaacacacaccacaacatcaacaacaacaacaacaaccaataCGTACAGCACACGTACAGccgccagtggcagtgccactgccaccacagaaacaacaacaaccgcaaCAGTATTCCATTAAGAAATCGTCCTCCTGCAGTAGTTTCCTTTACGACATCCTATTTCGAG GTCTGGCGCGGGACATTAGCAGCCTCACGCAACGCTACGACTCGGAAACGGATCCGGCAGCAGATCCCGACACGGATGCCACTGGCGACAGTCTGGAGCCGTCGCAGGCCGTCACGCCGAACAAGATGCAGCACTCGCTGCACGGCGGCATCGGCATTGGACCCAGGTCCTCGCAGCAGCACAGCTCCTTCAAGCGGCCGACGCCGGTGATGGGCAACCGGGGCCTGGAGACGCGTCAGAGCAAGCGTTCCCAGCACCATCCCTCGGTCGGCCCCCCGGCAGCACCCAGGGAtcaaatgcagcagccactgctcAACGGCAGCCCTGCCCTGGCCGCTCATCCCATCACTGTGGGCGCCCTGGAGGTGATGAATGTGAAGCGCGTGGTGAATCGATACGGCACCCTGCCGAAGGGGGCACGGATTGGGGCATTCCTCGACAGCCTCGAGGACAGTGGAGGCGAGGCCAGTCCCTCGCCAACGCCCTCGCCTGCGGCCAACGGGCATGCCACTCCGCCGGCCAGGCTCAATGCCAGTCCCAAGGCGCCCTCGCCGGCCAGCCTGGCCACTCCGCCGCCCCAGCAGATGATCCGAAGCAACTCCTCCGGAGGCGTGACCATGCAGAACAATGCGGCGGCCAGCCTGAACAAGCTGCAGCGGCACCGCACCACCACCGAGGGCACCATGATGACGTTCTCCTCGTTCCGTGCCGCTGGCTCCAGCAGTTCCCCGAAGAGAAGTGGCGTGCCCCAGCTGCCAGTGCCCCAACCGGCTCTGGCCAATCTGGAGTttccgccaccgccgctggacctgccgccgccacccgaGGAGTTCGAGCCGGGTcccccgccgccgccaccagcgCCCGAGAGTGCCGTCCAGGCCATCCAGCAGCATCTGCATGCCCAGCACTCGAACAACAACGTCTGCACCGCCAGCAGCatcggcaacagcaacagcaacaacaacaacaacgacagcagcaccCACGATGTGAGCAACACGGCCCCGAGCGTCGAGGAGGCCAGCTCTCGGTTCGGAGTCTCGCTGCGCAAGCGTGAGCCGTCGACGGACTCGTGCAGCTCCCTGGGCACCCCGCCGGATGCTGCACCCGAGAAGAGCCTCAATCTGAAGGAGAAGCTGATTACGGAGATCAAGGCGGCGGGCGGCAAGGAGTCCCCGGTGAGCCCACACCTGGCCAACGGATCGGCAGTGTCGGCAATGCCCGTGGATCCCGTCTCCCAGCTGGTCACCGAGCTGGCAGAGAGCATGAATCTGCCCAAGCAAAAGATgacaaatggcaatggcactgcgggagtgggagggggagtggcagtagctcctccagctggatTCAAGGCACAGCTGAAGAAGGTGGAGCCCAAGAAGATGGCTGCGCCCGTAGCCAAGGCCGAGCCCACATCCAACATCATCATTGACTTTAAGGCACATCTGCGGCGAGTGGACAaggcggagcagcaggagaagccgCCAGTTGgcaccacacagcagcaggcggtggcaAATAATGCCAATggcacgggcactggcacCCTGAATCGCAAGGATGACAATAAGAAGTTCTCCCACGCACAGGCCATGCAAAAGACTGAAATCAAAATCGATGTAACCAACTCCAAcgtggagatggagacgggagcgggagcgggcgacagcagcggcggggAACTCGGCAAGCGACGAAGCACAG ATGACGCcagcgaggagcagcaagagggaggactcggactcggactcggactgggaggcagccacacagcacCAGAGAATATGACACAGTCGCTCTACGTCCAGAACGAGCTGCAGGGCAGCaagcactcgcactcgcaatCGCAAttgcaggcacagccacagaagccCGCTGTGCCGCATAAGCCCACCAAGCTGACCATCTACGCGACGCCCATAGCCAAGCTGGCGACGGAGAACGGCGCCAGCACGGGCAACTCCACGCAGATATCGAGGGAGAGCATCCTGGAGCTGGTGGGCCTGCTGGATGGCTCGCTCAAGCATCCCGTGAACGCCATCTCCGCATCGCAGTGGCTACAGCTGAGCGACAAGCTCAACATTCTGCAGAATTCGTGCGTCATCTTTGCCGAGAACGAGTCAATGCCGCCGCACTCGAAGTTCCACTTCCGGGAGCTGGTGACCCGCGTGGAGACGCAGTCGCAGCACCTGCGCTCCGCCGGCAGCAAGAACATGCAGGACAACGAGCGCCTGCTCCTGGAGGTGGGACAGTCGCTCAAGCAGATCTCCAATGCGCTGAATAGGTAA
- the LOC117894032 gene encoding tyrosine-protein kinase Abl isoform X7: MGAQQGKERGSHSSGGGGGGVPVSCIGLPSSSSPVASVSPHCISAGNSSSGGGGPLGAGSTLRGSRIKSSTGHGHGSGGGSSGVGGSSSGGGGSGGLSQRSNAHKDTRCNPSVGLNIFTEHNGGTKHSSFRGHPGKYHMNLEALLQSRPLPHIPAGSTAASLLADAAELQCSDSGLQCSSLGGHSSATSVFESTHRWTSKENLLEPGPEEDDPQLFVALYDFQAGGENQLSLKKGEQVRILSYNKSGEWCEAHSDSGNVGWVPSNYVTPLNSLEKHSWYHGPISRNAAEYLLSSGINGSFLVRESESSPGQRSISLRYEGRVYHYRISEDPDGKVFVTQEAKFNTLAELVHHHSVPHEGHGLITPLLYPAPKQNKPTVFPLSPEPDEWEICRTDIMMKHKLGGGQYGEVYEAVWKRYGNTVAVKTLKEDTMALKDFLEEAAIMKEMKHPNLVQLIGVCTREPPFYIITEFMSHGNLLDFLRSAGRETLDAVALLYMATQIASGMSYLESRNYIHRDLAARNCLVGDNKLVKVADFGLARLMRDDTYTAHAGAKFPIKWTAPEGLAYNKFSTKSDVWAFGVLLWEIATYGMSPYPGIDLTDVYHKLEKGYRMERPPGCPPEVYDLMRQCWQWDAADRPTFKSIHHALEHMFQESSITEAVEKQLNASSSSSSHNNPSSSSGGGNTTTSGIGIGIGIGISGTQSAASGASSSASLSLTPQMGKKGLPAASSQCQSSSSLTPNAHQQQQQQQQQHDPQQQLASTPMSETGSTSTKLSTFSSQGKGNVQMRRTTNKQGKQAPAPPKRTSLLSSSRDSTYREEDPISASGGSQRCNFIDDLNTNGLARDISSLTQRYDSETDPAADPDTDATGDSLEPSQAVTPNKMQHSLHGGIGIGPRSSQQHSSFKRPTPVMGNRGLETRQSKRSQHHPSVGPPAAPRDQMQQPLLNGSPALAAHPITVGALEVMNVKRVVNRYGTLPKGARIGAFLDSLEDSGGEASPSPTPSPAANGHATPPARLNASPKAPSPASLATPPPQQMIRSNSSGGVTMQNNAAASLNKLQRHRTTTEGTMMTFSSFRAAGSSSSPKRSGVPQLPVPQPALANLEFPPPPLDLPPPPEEFEPGPPPPPPAPESAVQAIQQHLHAQHSNNNVCTASSIGNSNSNNNNNDSSTHDVSNTAPSVEEASSRFGVSLRKREPSTDSCSSLGTPPDAAPEKSLNLKEKLITEIKAAGGKESPVSPHLANGSAVSAMPVDPVSQLVTELAESMNLPKQKMTNGNGTAGVGGGVAVAPPAGFKAQLKKVEPKKMAAPVAKAEPTSNIIIDFKAHLRRVDKAEQQEKPPVGTTQQQAVANNANGTGTGTLNRKDDNKKFSHAQAMQKTEIKIDVTNSNVEMETGAGAGDSSGGELGKRRSTDDASEEQQEGGLGLGLGLGGSHTAPENMTQSLYVQNELQGSKHSHSQSQLQAQPQKPAVPHKPTKLTIYATPIAKLATENGASTGNSTQISRESILELVGLLDGSLKHPVNAISASQWLQLSDKLNILQNSCVIFAENESMPPHSKFHFRELVTRVETQSQHLRSAGSKNMQDNERLLLEVGQSLKQISNALNR, encoded by the exons GTGGTACGAAGCACAGCTCTTTTCGCGGCCATCCAGGCAAATATCACATGAATTTag AAGCTTTGCTGCAGTCGCGTCCATTACCTCACATTCCGGCTGGGAGCACGGCCGCCTCCCTGCTGGCCGATGCAGCGGAATTGCAGTGCAGCGACTCTGGACTGCAGTGCTCCTCCCTGGGGGGACACAGTTCGGCGACATCGGTGTTCGAGTCAACGCATCGCTGGACCTCCAAGGAGAATCTGCTGGAACCAGGCCCGGAGGAGGATGATCCGCAGCTGTTTGTGGCACTGTACGACTTCCAGGCGGGCGGCGAGAACCAGCTGAGCCTCAAGAAGGGCGAACAGGTGCGCATTCTCAGCTACAACAAGTCCGGGGAGTGGTGCGAGGCCCACTCGGACTCTGGCAACGTCGGTTGGGTGCCCTCCAACTACGTGACGCCATTGAATTCGCTGGAGAAGCACTCGTGGTACCACGGACCCATCTCCCGCAATGCCGCCGAGTATCTCCTCAGTTCGGGCATCAACGGCAGCTTCCTGGTGCGCGAGAGCGAGAGTTCTCCGGGCCAAAGGAGCATCAGTCTGAG GTACGAGGGTCGCGTCTATCACTACCGCATCTCGGAGGATCCCGATGGCAAGGTGTTCGTCACGCAGGAGGCGAAATTCAACACGCTGGCGGAGCTGGTGCACCATCACAGCGTGCCCCATGAGGGGCATGGCCTGATTACGCCGCTGCTCTATCCGGCGCCCAAGCAGAACAAGCCCACGGTCTTCCCGTTGAGTCCGGAGCCCGATGAGTGGGAGATTTGTCGCACGGACATCATGATGAAGCACAAGCTCGGCGGCGGCCAGTACGGCGAGGTGTACGAGGCCGTGTGGAAGCGCTACGGCAACACGGTGGCCGTCAAGACCCTCAAGGAGGACACCATGGCCCTCAAGGACTTCCTCGAAGAGGCGGCCATCATGAAGGAGATGAAGCATCCGAATCTGGTGCAGCTCATCG GTGTGTGCACGCGGGAGCCTCCGTTCTACATCATCACCGAGTTCATGTCGCACGGCAACCTGTTGGACTTTCTGCGCTCCGCTGGCCGCGAGACCCTCGAcgctgtggctctgctctaCATGGCCACGCAGATAGCGTCGGGGATGAGCTACCTGGAGTCGCGCAACTACATCCATCGCGATCTGGCGGCCAGAAACTGCCTCGTGGGCGACAACAAGCTGGTGAAGGTGGCGGACTTTGGGCTGGCGCGACTGATGCGCGACGACACGTACACGGCGCACGCGGGCGCCAAGTTCCCGATCAAGTGGACGGCGCCCGAGGGACTGGCGTACAACAAGTTCAGCACCAAGTCGGATGTGTGGGCCTTCGGGGTGCTGCTGTGGGAGATAGCCACGTACGGGATGTCCCCCTACCCGGGCATCGATCTGACCGATGTGTATCACAAGCTAGAGAAGGGCTATCGCATGGAGCGGCCGCCCGGCTGTCCGCCCGAGGTGTACGATCTGATGCGCCAGTGCTGGCAGTGGGATGCCGCCGATCGGCCCACGTTCAAGAGCATACACCATGCGCTGGAGCATATGTTTCAG GAATCGTCCATCACCGAAGCGGTCGAGAAACAGCtaaacgccagcagcagcagcagctcccacaacaatcccagcagcagcagcggcggcggcaacaccACCACATCGGGCATCGGCATCGGTATCGGCATCGGTATCAGTGGCACGCAGTCGGCCGCCAGCGGTGCCTCCTCATCGGCCTCGCTCAGCCTCACCCCACAAATGGGGAAGAAGGGTCTGCCAGCGGCCTCCTCCCAGTGCCAGTCGTCGTCTTCCCTAACGCCAAAtgcccatcagcagcagcagcagcagcagcagcagcacgatccgcagcagcagctggccagtACACCCATGTCAG AAACCGGCTCCACTTCCACCAAGCTGAGCACCTTCTCCAGCCAGGGCAAGGGCAATGTACAGATGCGACGCACCACCAATAAGCAGGGAAAACAGGCGCCGGCACCACCCAAGCGGACCAG tcTGCTGTCGAGCAGTCGCGACTCGACATATCGCGAGGAGGATCCAATCAGCGCCAGTGGTGGCAGTCAGCGGTGCAACTTCATTGATGACCTCAATACGAATG GTCTGGCGCGGGACATTAGCAGCCTCACGCAACGCTACGACTCGGAAACGGATCCGGCAGCAGATCCCGACACGGATGCCACTGGCGACAGTCTGGAGCCGTCGCAGGCCGTCACGCCGAACAAGATGCAGCACTCGCTGCACGGCGGCATCGGCATTGGACCCAGGTCCTCGCAGCAGCACAGCTCCTTCAAGCGGCCGACGCCGGTGATGGGCAACCGGGGCCTGGAGACGCGTCAGAGCAAGCGTTCCCAGCACCATCCCTCGGTCGGCCCCCCGGCAGCACCCAGGGAtcaaatgcagcagccactgctcAACGGCAGCCCTGCCCTGGCCGCTCATCCCATCACTGTGGGCGCCCTGGAGGTGATGAATGTGAAGCGCGTGGTGAATCGATACGGCACCCTGCCGAAGGGGGCACGGATTGGGGCATTCCTCGACAGCCTCGAGGACAGTGGAGGCGAGGCCAGTCCCTCGCCAACGCCCTCGCCTGCGGCCAACGGGCATGCCACTCCGCCGGCCAGGCTCAATGCCAGTCCCAAGGCGCCCTCGCCGGCCAGCCTGGCCACTCCGCCGCCCCAGCAGATGATCCGAAGCAACTCCTCCGGAGGCGTGACCATGCAGAACAATGCGGCGGCCAGCCTGAACAAGCTGCAGCGGCACCGCACCACCACCGAGGGCACCATGATGACGTTCTCCTCGTTCCGTGCCGCTGGCTCCAGCAGTTCCCCGAAGAGAAGTGGCGTGCCCCAGCTGCCAGTGCCCCAACCGGCTCTGGCCAATCTGGAGTttccgccaccgccgctggacctgccgccgccacccgaGGAGTTCGAGCCGGGTcccccgccgccgccaccagcgCCCGAGAGTGCCGTCCAGGCCATCCAGCAGCATCTGCATGCCCAGCACTCGAACAACAACGTCTGCACCGCCAGCAGCatcggcaacagcaacagcaacaacaacaacaacgacagcagcaccCACGATGTGAGCAACACGGCCCCGAGCGTCGAGGAGGCCAGCTCTCGGTTCGGAGTCTCGCTGCGCAAGCGTGAGCCGTCGACGGACTCGTGCAGCTCCCTGGGCACCCCGCCGGATGCTGCACCCGAGAAGAGCCTCAATCTGAAGGAGAAGCTGATTACGGAGATCAAGGCGGCGGGCGGCAAGGAGTCCCCGGTGAGCCCACACCTGGCCAACGGATCGGCAGTGTCGGCAATGCCCGTGGATCCCGTCTCCCAGCTGGTCACCGAGCTGGCAGAGAGCATGAATCTGCCCAAGCAAAAGATgacaaatggcaatggcactgcgggagtgggagggggagtggcagtagctcctccagctggatTCAAGGCACAGCTGAAGAAGGTGGAGCCCAAGAAGATGGCTGCGCCCGTAGCCAAGGCCGAGCCCACATCCAACATCATCATTGACTTTAAGGCACATCTGCGGCGAGTGGACAaggcggagcagcaggagaagccgCCAGTTGgcaccacacagcagcaggcggtggcaAATAATGCCAATggcacgggcactggcacCCTGAATCGCAAGGATGACAATAAGAAGTTCTCCCACGCACAGGCCATGCAAAAGACTGAAATCAAAATCGATGTAACCAACTCCAAcgtggagatggagacgggagcgggagcgggcgacagcagcggcggggAACTCGGCAAGCGACGAAGCACAG ATGACGCcagcgaggagcagcaagagggaggactcggactcggactcggactgggaggcagccacacagcacCAGAGAATATGACACAGTCGCTCTACGTCCAGAACGAGCTGCAGGGCAGCaagcactcgcactcgcaatCGCAAttgcaggcacagccacagaagccCGCTGTGCCGCATAAGCCCACCAAGCTGACCATCTACGCGACGCCCATAGCCAAGCTGGCGACGGAGAACGGCGCCAGCACGGGCAACTCCACGCAGATATCGAGGGAGAGCATCCTGGAGCTGGTGGGCCTGCTGGATGGCTCGCTCAAGCATCCCGTGAACGCCATCTCCGCATCGCAGTGGCTACAGCTGAGCGACAAGCTCAACATTCTGCAGAATTCGTGCGTCATCTTTGCCGAGAACGAGTCAATGCCGCCGCACTCGAAGTTCCACTTCCGGGAGCTGGTGACCCGCGTGGAGACGCAGTCGCAGCACCTGCGCTCCGCCGGCAGCAAGAACATGCAGGACAACGAGCGCCTGCTCCTGGAGGTGGGACAGTCGCTCAAGCAGATCTCCAATGCGCTGAATAGGTAA